In the Gasterosteus aculeatus chromosome X, fGasAcu3.hap1.1, whole genome shotgun sequence genome, one interval contains:
- the LOC120808649 gene encoding protein NLRC3-like isoform X4 — protein MNQEEDPEDGVRPSEAPLCGEHDSQTKAQRIHQRPGPGPDPGPGPSCVSMKSNRSMEPPIVFKDVGPSVDARSHQQRGKSPEPTCVSMKSDQSQGRWIDFKDDRSQRRFIDFKDDRSQGRFIDFKDGRRSYDPEEDQESSEVPSGPSAQQHQTHLDAIFMLLEENILTFVKNELKKIQKVVSSDYPQCSEKEDEEMLDEEQRRSKEAFVKISVHFLRRMKQEDLAERLQSRLLPAGCQRELKSNLMEKFQRVFEGIAKAGNPPLLNEIYTELYITEGGTAEVNQEHEVRQIETASRKPARPETTIRREDLFKASAGGEEPIRTVMTKGVAGIGKTVLTQKFTLDWAEGKDHQKIEFTFPFTFRELNVLREKKFSLVGLVHHFFSETRAAGIRFEEFQVLFIFDGLDECRLALDFHKNEILTDVTESASVDVLLTNLIRGKLLPSARLWITTRPAAANQIPPECVGMVTEVRGFTDPQKEKYFRKRFRDEKQASRIISHIKTSRSLHIMCHIPVFCWITATVLEEMKTREGGELPKTLTEMYIHFLVVQSKVKKVKYDGGAETDPHWSPESRKMIESLGKLAFDQLQKGNLIFYESDLTECGIDIRAASVYSGVFTQIFKEESGLHQDKVFCFVHLSVQEFLAALHVHLTFFSSGVNLLSEEQPTSLLSRCYIVNREPKRLYQSAVDEALQSPNGHLDLFLRFLLGLSQEANQTLLRGLLTQTGSRSQTNQETVQYIKEKISENVSPEKSINLFHCLNELNDGSLVEEIQQSLRSGRLSTDKLSPAQWSALVFILLSSGEDLEVFDLKKYCASEEALLRLLPVVKASNKVLLSDCNLSERSCEALSSVLSSQSSSLRELDLSYNGLQDSGVKLLSAGLESPHCDLETLRMSGCLITEEGCAALVSALSSNPSHLRELDLSYNHPGDSGVKLLSAGLEDPHWRLETLRRKVQLHLVLVLCTESQFPG, from the exons ATGAATCAGGaggaggacccagaggacggagtccgtccctctgaagctcctctgtgtggggaacatgacagccagaccaaagctcagag gatccaccagagaccaggacctggacctgatcctggacctggacccagctgtgtgtccatgaagagtaaccggtctatggagcCTCCTATagtcttcaaagatgttggtccctctgttgatgcaag gtcacatcagcagagaggaaagtctcctgaacccacatgtgtgtccatgaagagcgATCAGTCTCAAGGTCGatggattgacttcaaagatgatcGGTCTCAACGTCGAtttattgacttcaaagatgatcGGTCTCAAGGTCGAtttattgacttcaaagatggacgccgttcttatgacccaga agaggaccaggagagctcagaggttccctcaggtccgtctgcccagcagcatcaaacacacctggacgccatcttcatg ctgctggaagagaacatcctcacttttgtaaAGAACGAGCttaagaagatccagaaggttgtgagttcagattacccacaatgctcagagaaggaggatgaggagatgctggatgaagagcagaggaggagcaaggAAGCATTTGtaaagatctcagtgcacttcttgaggagaatgaagcaggaggacctggctgagcgtctgcagagca gacttcttcctgcaggttgtcagcgtgaactcaaatccaacctgatggaGAAGTTCCagcgtgtgtttgaggggatcgctaaagcaggaaacccacccctcctgaatgagatctacacagagctctacatcacagagggagggactgcagaggtcaatcaagaacatgaggtcagacagattgaaacagcatccaggaaaccagccagaccagaaacaaccatcagacgagAAGACCTCTTTAAAgcttcagctggaggagaggaaccaatcagaacagtgatgactaagggagtggctggcattgggaaaacagtcttaacacagaagttcactctggactgggctgaaggcAAAGACCACCAGAAGAtagagttcacatttccattcaccttcagagagctgaatgtgctgagagagaagaagttcagcttggtgggacttgttcatcacttcttcagtgaaaccagagcagcaggaatcaggtttgaagagttccaggttctgttcatctttgacggtctggatgagtgtcgacttgctctggacttccacaagaatgagatcctgactgatgtcacagagtcggcctcagtggatgtgctcctcacaaacctcatcagagggaagctgcttccctctgctcgcctctggataaccacacgacctgcagcagccaatcagatccctcctgagtgtgttggcatggtgacagaggtcagagggttcaccgacccccagaaggagaagtacttcaggaagaggttcagagatgagaagcaggccagcaggatcatctctcacatcaagacctcacgaagcctccacatcatgtgccacatcccagtcttctgctggatcactgcaacagttctggaggagatgaagaccagagagggaggagagctgcccaagaccctgactgagatgtacattcacttcctggtggttcagtccaaagtgaagaaggtcaagtacgatggaggagctgagacggatcctcactggagtccagagagcaggaagatgatcgagtctctgggaaaactggcctttgatcagctgcagaaaggcaacctgatcttctatgaatccgacctgacagagtgtggcatcgatatcagagcagcctcagtgtactcaggagtgttcactcagatctttaaagAGGAGAGTGGACTgcaccaggacaaggtgttctgcttcgtccatctgagtgttcaggagtttctggctgctcttcatgtccatctgaccttcttcagctctggtgtcaatctgctgtcagaagaacaaccAACCTCCTTGTTGTCTAGATGCTATATAGTCAATcgtgaaccaaagcgtctctaccagagtgctgtggacgaggccttacagagtcctaatggacacctggacttgttcctccgcttcctcctgggtctttcccagGAGGCAAATCAGACTCTCctgcgaggtctgctgacacagacaggaagtcgctcacagaccaatcaggagacagtccagtacatcaaggagaagatcagtgagaatgtgtctccagagaaaagcatcaatctgttccactgtctgaatgaactgaatgatggttctctagtggaggagatccaacagtcccttagatcaggacgtctctccacagataaactgtctcctgctcagtggtcagctctggtcttcatcttactgtcatcaggagaagatctggaggtgtttgacctgaagaaatactgtgcttcagaggaggctcttctgaggctgctgccagtggtcaaagcctccaacaaagttct actgagtgactgtaacctctcagaaagaagctgtgaagctctgtcctcagttctcagctcccagtcctctagtctgagagagctggacctgagctacaacggcctgcaggattcaggagtgaagctgctctctgcaggactggagagtccacactgtgacctggagactctcag gatgtcaggctgtctgatcacagaggaaggctgtgctgcTCTCgtctcagctctgagctccaacccctcccatctgagagagctggacctgagctacaatcatccaggagactcaggagtgaagctgctgtctgctggactggaggatccacactggagactggagactctcag GAGGaaagttcagcttcacctggttttggtgctttgcactgagagccagttccctggatga